From Pagrus major chromosome 9, Pma_NU_1.0, the proteins below share one genomic window:
- the lamp1b gene encoding lysosome-associated membrane glycoprotein 1b, whose amino-acid sequence MKQTCGVQSWCLGVTLQLILAAVLHQGSATVAPPTTAQTTTAPHKEPTRPERGIYHVSGSNGTVCLMAYMGLQLNITFNSVSQNKTVQEVVNIQPNVTKSSGSCRSDSASLLLTTDAEKTNLTFVFTLNATSNKYHLSEVSLSAAWPDMKEPVSAHNNSLDYLRGTLGFSYMCHEEQTLSVDPNLSINTFQVQVQPFGLTGDQFGAAEECQLDEDDMLIPIIVGAALAGLVLIVLLAYLIGRKRSHAGYQTI is encoded by the exons atgaagcagacgTGTGGTGTCCAGTCATGGTGCCTGGGAGTAACGTTACAGCTGATTTTAG CTGCCGTCCTGCACCAGGGGTCTGCGACTGTTGCTCCGCCAACAACTGCCCAAACCACTACTGCACCGCACAAGGAGCCCACCAGACCTGAAAGAGGAATCTACCACGTCAGCGGCAGCAACGGCACCGTCTGTTTAATGGCATATATGGGTCTGCAGCTCAACATCACCTTCAACTCTGTCTCCCAGAATAAG ACCGTGCAGGAAGTCGTGAACATTCAGccaaatgtgacaaagagctctGGATCATGTCGCTCAGACAGCGCCTCCCTGCTGCTCACAACGGATGCAGAGAAGACCAACCTCACCTTTGTTTTCACTCTG AATGCTACGTCCAATAAGTACCACCTGAGTGAGGTGTCTCTGTCAGCAGCCTGGCCAGACATGAAAG agCCCGTCTCAGCCCATAACAACAGTCTGGACTACCTGCGGGGCACCCTGGGGTTCTCCTACATGTGCCACGAGGAGCAAACTCTGAGTGTGGACCCAAATTTGTCCATCAACACCTTCCAGGTGCAGGTGCAGCCCTTCGGTCTCACTGGAGACCAGTTTGGAGCAG CTGAGGAATGCCAGTTGGATGAAGATGACATGTTGATCCCCATCATAGTCGGAGCAGCTTTAGCTGGTCTCGTCCTCATCGTGCTCTTGGCCTACCTCATTGGCAGGAAGAGGAGCCACGCTGGCTACCAGACCATC